From Nonlabens sp. Ci31, the proteins below share one genomic window:
- the yaaA gene encoding peroxide stress protein YaaA: MKILLSPAKSLDYETKLPTARATQPLFAEDASQINAKLERMSKKEVGELMHISDKLADLNYERYKNFQDDFTKVNARPAIYAFAGDVYTGLDAYSLPTDLLDHAQKSIRILSGMYGYLRPLDLLQPYRLEMGTSLSIESNKNLYEYWKDKITPALNKEIKKEELLVNLASNEYFKAVDKKNQEGTLITPVFKDYKNGKLKVISFYAKKARGTMTRYLIDNKIDSLEGIQAFAMDDYKFSTQETLKENEPVFVR, translated from the coding sequence ATGAAAATCTTACTTTCTCCCGCAAAATCATTGGATTACGAAACTAAATTGCCTACTGCCAGAGCAACGCAACCTTTATTTGCAGAAGATGCATCGCAAATAAATGCAAAGCTAGAGCGTATGAGCAAAAAGGAAGTAGGGGAGTTGATGCATATCTCAGATAAGCTAGCTGATTTGAATTACGAACGTTACAAGAATTTCCAAGACGATTTTACCAAAGTAAATGCACGACCTGCTATTTATGCTTTTGCAGGAGATGTATACACAGGCTTAGATGCGTATAGTTTACCTACAGATCTTTTAGATCATGCTCAAAAAAGTATACGTATACTGTCTGGTATGTATGGTTATTTAAGGCCGCTGGACTTGTTGCAGCCTTACCGACTAGAAATGGGAACATCTTTGTCCATTGAAAGTAATAAAAATCTCTATGAATATTGGAAAGATAAGATTACACCAGCCTTGAATAAAGAGATAAAAAAAGAGGAGTTATTGGTCAACTTAGCCAGTAACGAATACTTTAAAGCAGTAGATAAAAAGAATCAGGAGGGAACATTAATCACCCCGGTTTTTAAAGATTACAAAAATGGTAAGCTTAAAGTGATCTCTTTCTATGCAAAAAAAGCCCGAGGAACCATGACTAGGTATCTAATTGACAATAAAATCGATTCTTTAGAAGGGATTCAAGCCTTTGCCATGGACGATTATAAATTTTCAACACAAGAGACCCTTAAAGAAAATGAGCCTGTATTTGTAAGATAA
- the radC gene encoding RadC family protein, which translates to MEEDNSHFSIKDWSLNDRPREKLLHKGSSSLSDAELIAILIGSGTRKMSAVELSRIILNDAQNSLDILGKKSLKELLKYKGIGEAKAISIAAAMELGKRRAMEMPEALPKIKSSKDAFKIMQPIIGELPHEEFWVMLLDNAHKVLEKKNISIGGITGTLVDVRLVFKKAIEAGAVAMVLAHNHPSGNLQPSVQDQSLTHKLVEAGKLLDIKVLDHLIITQQSFYSFADEGQLL; encoded by the coding sequence ATGGAAGAAGATAACTCCCACTTTTCTATTAAAGACTGGTCTCTTAACGATAGACCTAGAGAGAAGCTCTTGCACAAAGGCAGTTCCTCACTTTCTGATGCAGAATTGATTGCGATATTAATAGGTAGCGGTACTCGTAAAATGAGTGCGGTAGAGTTAAGTCGTATTATCTTAAACGATGCTCAAAACTCACTGGATATTCTAGGAAAAAAAAGCCTGAAAGAACTCCTGAAGTATAAGGGAATTGGGGAGGCAAAAGCTATTAGCATTGCTGCGGCAATGGAATTAGGTAAACGTCGTGCTATGGAAATGCCAGAGGCACTTCCCAAAATTAAATCCAGCAAGGATGCTTTTAAAATCATGCAACCTATTATAGGAGAATTGCCTCACGAAGAGTTCTGGGTCATGTTGCTGGATAATGCTCATAAAGTATTAGAGAAAAAAAACATCAGTATAGGAGGAATTACCGGCACGCTGGTAGATGTAAGACTGGTATTTAAAAAGGCTATAGAAGCTGGAGCTGTTGCTATGGTGCTGGCACACAATCATCCCAGTGGTAATCTACAACCTAGTGTTCAAGATCAATCACTTACTCATAAATTAGTAGAAGCAGGTAAATTACTCGATATCAAAGTACTCGACCATTTAATTATAACACAACAAAGTTTCTATAGCTTTGCAGATGAAGGACAGCTATTATGA
- a CDS encoding DUF7033 domain-containing protein has protein sequence MFRRLMLQDFKFTSEVSEFVSHSGVKFSYGPKPLGEELFVWSYGLLDENGIDDHEIEFHQWEELPIFFKAPERSDIPFDIFSAAFYLITRYEEYLPQVKDDLGRYSAKESTAVKGGFILMPLVDLWIRKLLLLLNRSFDTTIRRELQLKTTVTIEVSSFFKYKGRGVIDNAIMFYGHFKRFKIRYLFKQIFVLLGLKVDPFSNHEQLIRSMRNRWKHGRKTSSATENMIFFFHLGRYNRTDNGISHRSRGYREAIKQIGDYVDIGLRYSFFCDDNEVKTQGKKFEKISNRPLSKTMAAYSKISTPGHYKRLVDLEKLEDYSMGYETMPGFRASTSHPFYFYDLDYEVQTPLLIYPYALHYKSISGNMLNGQKQIVQQLKRRVEEVSGHFIVMYDYAQFEQGLKSHATTILEHIYDKEV, from the coding sequence GTGTTTCGACGTTTGATGTTACAGGATTTTAAATTTACTTCAGAGGTGAGTGAATTTGTAAGTCATTCGGGCGTGAAATTTAGCTATGGACCTAAACCATTAGGAGAAGAATTATTTGTCTGGTCCTATGGTCTTCTCGATGAAAATGGTATAGATGATCATGAAATTGAATTTCATCAATGGGAGGAGCTGCCTATCTTTTTTAAAGCTCCAGAACGCAGTGATATTCCCTTTGATATCTTTTCGGCTGCGTTTTATTTAATAACGAGATACGAAGAGTACTTACCACAGGTAAAAGACGACCTAGGAAGGTATAGCGCAAAAGAAAGTACTGCCGTTAAAGGTGGCTTTATTTTAATGCCCTTAGTAGACCTATGGATTAGAAAATTACTCCTTCTTCTAAACCGAAGCTTCGACACCACTATTAGGCGGGAGCTGCAGCTTAAAACAACTGTAACTATTGAGGTGTCTTCTTTTTTCAAGTACAAAGGTCGTGGTGTGATTGATAATGCAATCATGTTTTATGGGCATTTCAAGCGATTTAAAATACGCTATTTATTCAAACAGATCTTTGTTCTTTTAGGTTTAAAAGTAGACCCATTTAGCAACCATGAGCAATTGATACGTTCTATGAGAAATAGATGGAAACACGGTAGGAAAACATCCAGTGCTACAGAAAACATGATCTTTTTCTTTCATTTGGGAAGATATAACCGTACCGATAACGGGATCAGTCACAGGTCTAGAGGGTATAGGGAAGCTATAAAGCAAATAGGAGATTATGTAGATATAGGTTTGCGGTATTCGTTTTTCTGTGATGATAATGAAGTAAAAACTCAAGGAAAGAAGTTTGAAAAAATATCGAATAGGCCGCTGAGTAAAACTATGGCAGCTTATTCTAAGATTTCCACTCCAGGACATTACAAACGACTTGTTGATTTAGAAAAGCTAGAAGATTACAGTATGGGTTACGAGACCATGCCTGGTTTTAGAGCAAGTACCAGCCACCCGTTTTATTTTTATGACCTCGATTACGAAGTGCAAACTCCATTGCTTATCTATCCCTACGCCTTGCATTATAAGAGTATTTCTGGCAATATGCTTAACGGTCAGAAACAAATAGTACAGCAATTGAAAAGAAGAGTAGAAGAGGTGTCAGGCCATTTTATAGTCATGTATGATTATGCACAATTTGAGCAAGGTTTAAAAAGTCATGCGACTACCATTTTAGAACATATATATGACAAAGAAGTTTAA
- a CDS encoding YjjG family noncanonical pyrimidine nucleotidase, with translation MTKKFNNIEHIFFDLDHTLWDFDLNSKLAYKQIFEEHQLTLELDRFIEIYEPLNLQFWRMFRENKISKENLRYQRLKAAFDACDYAIEDEKIHLFADLYMEYLPNYNHLFEGCIELLDQLQDKYRLHLITNGFNGVQQNKIKNSGLEKYFDVVLTAEAAGTKKPAPEIFHQALQMADASVENSLMIGDSYEADIKGAQNIGLSTIWFQVKEEVVPENEVFVRHLRDIYPLLS, from the coding sequence ATGACAAAGAAGTTTAATAATATAGAGCATATTTTTTTTGATTTAGATCACACGCTATGGGATTTTGATCTGAATAGTAAATTGGCCTATAAACAGATATTTGAAGAGCATCAGCTCACTTTAGAGTTGGACAGATTCATTGAAATATATGAACCTTTGAACTTGCAATTTTGGCGCATGTTTAGAGAGAATAAGATTTCTAAGGAAAACCTACGCTACCAAAGGTTAAAAGCGGCTTTCGATGCTTGTGATTATGCCATAGAAGACGAGAAAATCCATCTCTTTGCAGATTTATATATGGAGTACCTTCCTAATTACAATCACCTTTTTGAAGGTTGTATTGAACTCTTGGATCAACTTCAAGATAAATACCGACTTCATTTGATTACCAATGGGTTTAATGGTGTCCAACAAAATAAAATCAAGAACTCTGGTTTAGAGAAGTATTTTGATGTGGTATTAACTGCTGAAGCGGCAGGAACAAAGAAACCAGCACCTGAAATTTTTCACCAAGCGCTACAAATGGCTGATGCGTCAGTGGAGAACAGCCTGATGATAGGAGACAGCTATGAGGCAGATATTAAAGGTGCGCAAAATATAGGCTTATCCACCATCTGGTTTCAAGTAAAAGAGGAAGTAGTTCCCGAAAATGAAGTATTTGTGCGCCACCTCAGGGATATCTACCCATTACTGTCATAA
- a CDS encoding replication-associated recombination protein A yields the protein MQNTPLAERIRPNNLDQYLSQQHLVGDKGTLRQHILNGTTPSLILWGPPGTGKTTLAHIIAQESKRPFYSLSAINSGVKDIREVIEKAKNSGGLFTAKNPILFIDEIHRFSKSQQDSLLAAVEKGWVTLIGATTENPSFEVIPALLSRCQVYVLDAFAKADLENLLRRAIEMDELLSKKDIHITETEALIRISGGDARKLLNVFELVVNSQTTDKISITNKLVLSQVQANPARYDKTGEQHYDIISAFIKSIRGSDPNASVYWLARMIEGGEDLKFIARRMLILASEDIGNANPTALIMANNTFQAVSTVGYPESRIILSQCAVYLATSLKSNASYLAIGNAQRLVKETGDLSVPLGLRNAPTKLMKELGYGEEYKYAHDHSGNFAHYDFLPTEISKTKIYEPGNNPRENAQKEFLQKRWKDHYDYDSNG from the coding sequence ATGCAAAACACACCACTCGCAGAACGCATCCGACCTAACAATCTTGATCAATATTTAAGCCAGCAACATCTTGTAGGTGACAAAGGTACATTGAGACAGCATATACTTAATGGGACAACTCCATCCTTGATCTTGTGGGGACCACCAGGCACTGGAAAAACAACTCTTGCTCATATTATTGCTCAGGAGAGCAAACGCCCTTTTTATTCGCTTAGCGCGATCAACAGTGGTGTAAAAGACATACGTGAGGTTATTGAGAAAGCAAAGAACTCTGGGGGTCTGTTTACGGCTAAAAACCCTATATTGTTTATTGATGAGATCCATCGTTTTAGCAAATCACAGCAAGACTCGCTTTTGGCTGCGGTAGAGAAAGGCTGGGTCACGCTTATAGGCGCCACCACAGAAAACCCTAGCTTTGAAGTCATCCCAGCACTTTTATCTCGTTGTCAGGTGTATGTTTTAGACGCTTTCGCGAAAGCGGACTTAGAAAACTTACTGCGCAGAGCAATTGAAATGGATGAACTGTTATCTAAAAAAGATATTCACATTACAGAAACAGAAGCACTCATAAGAATTAGTGGTGGTGACGCACGCAAACTGTTGAATGTTTTTGAGCTTGTAGTGAATTCTCAAACTACCGATAAAATATCCATCACCAACAAGCTGGTATTATCACAAGTACAGGCTAATCCTGCTCGATACGATAAAACTGGTGAACAACATTATGACATTATCAGTGCTTTTATCAAATCCATACGTGGGAGCGATCCTAATGCCAGCGTTTACTGGCTTGCAAGGATGATTGAGGGAGGCGAAGATCTAAAATTCATAGCGCGTAGAATGTTGATACTGGCCTCTGAAGATATAGGGAATGCTAATCCTACGGCTCTTATCATGGCAAACAATACCTTTCAAGCGGTTTCTACAGTAGGTTACCCTGAATCACGGATTATTTTAAGCCAATGCGCTGTTTATCTAGCGACTTCCTTAAAAAGTAATGCTAGTTATCTAGCCATAGGAAATGCTCAGCGACTCGTAAAAGAAACAGGAGACTTATCAGTGCCATTGGGACTGAGAAATGCTCCTACAAAGCTCATGAAAGAACTGGGCTATGGAGAAGAGTACAAATATGCACACGACCATTCAGGTAATTTTGCCCACTACGATTTTTTACCTACGGAGATCAGTAAAACAAAAATCTACGAGCCTGGGAATAATCCCAGAGAAAATGCACAAAAGGAATTTTTACAAAAACGCTGGAAAGACCATTACGATTATGACAGTAATGGGTAG
- a CDS encoding rhomboid family intramembrane serine protease — MKDSEYFKFDGFTVLPAVLFVLVMWLVYWLEVNFHFRFTDNGIRPQRLSGLQGVVFSPFIHSGLKHLWSNSLPCLILITALSFFYRRVSFLVLAGGILITGVLTWFIGRPSYHIGASGVVYMLTAFLFFKGVFTGHYKLLSLSFLVAFFYGSLIWYVLPIKEGVSWEGHLSGAIAGLLLAIVTRNKLPEKRKYVWELEHYKEEEDPFMRHFDENGNFIESIDEEE, encoded by the coding sequence ATGAAAGATTCAGAATATTTTAAATTTGATGGGTTCACCGTTTTACCGGCGGTGCTTTTTGTATTGGTCATGTGGCTGGTGTATTGGTTAGAAGTGAATTTTCACTTTAGATTTACAGATAATGGAATCCGTCCACAGCGATTATCGGGTTTGCAAGGGGTTGTTTTTAGTCCTTTTATTCATTCTGGATTGAAACATTTATGGAGCAATTCACTGCCATGTCTTATTCTTATTACCGCACTTAGCTTTTTTTACAGAAGAGTGAGTTTCTTAGTGTTGGCAGGTGGAATCTTGATTACTGGGGTTCTCACGTGGTTTATAGGAAGGCCTTCTTACCATATAGGAGCAAGTGGTGTGGTTTATATGTTAACTGCTTTTTTGTTTTTTAAAGGGGTGTTTACGGGTCATTATAAATTACTTTCTTTAAGCTTTTTAGTAGCTTTCTTTTATGGTAGTTTGATCTGGTATGTGCTGCCCATAAAAGAGGGTGTTTCTTGGGAAGGCCATCTAAGTGGTGCCATAGCAGGGTTACTTCTAGCTATTGTGACTCGTAACAAGCTTCCTGAAAAGAGAAAGTATGTATGGGAATTAGAGCATTACAAAGAAGAGGAAGATCCATTTATGCGCCATTTTGATGAAAACGGTAATTTTATCGAATCCATCGATGAAGAGGAGTGA
- the rlmB gene encoding 23S rRNA (guanosine(2251)-2'-O)-methyltransferase RlmB, whose translation MEKTTYIYGIRAIIEAIESDKEISKIYLLKEADGVLMHQLQNTARKNNIAVSYVPNEKLDHIAKGGNHQGAAASISPVDFHDLESILENTDLETKPLFLLLDGITDVRNFGAIIRTAECTGVKAIVVSEKGSAPVNAATIKTSAGAVFNMPICKVNHIKDAVFLLQAYGIQTAGADEKATQLLYDIDLNIPLAIVMGSEDRGINPSTLKTLDHVVKLPMQGDIASLNVSVACGAMLYEVVRQKL comes from the coding sequence ATGGAAAAGACTACATACATTTACGGAATCAGAGCAATCATAGAAGCAATAGAAAGCGATAAAGAAATTTCTAAAATCTACCTTCTTAAAGAAGCTGACGGCGTTTTAATGCACCAACTTCAAAACACCGCACGTAAAAACAACATTGCTGTCTCTTATGTTCCTAATGAAAAACTGGACCATATTGCAAAAGGAGGTAACCACCAAGGTGCCGCAGCTAGCATATCTCCTGTAGACTTTCATGATCTAGAAAGCATTCTTGAAAATACAGATCTAGAAACCAAACCACTTTTCTTATTACTTGATGGAATCACTGATGTACGCAACTTTGGAGCTATTATAAGAACTGCTGAGTGTACAGGTGTAAAAGCAATAGTAGTATCAGAGAAAGGAAGTGCGCCTGTAAATGCAGCCACCATCAAAACAAGTGCTGGTGCCGTTTTTAACATGCCTATTTGTAAAGTAAACCACATTAAAGACGCTGTTTTTCTTTTACAAGCCTATGGAATACAAACTGCAGGAGCTGATGAAAAAGCGACCCAACTGTTGTATGATATTGATTTGAACATACCACTTGCTATTGTAATGGGTAGTGAAGATCGCGGTATCAACCCTTCTACATTGAAAACCCTGGACCACGTGGTAAAGTTACCTATGCAAGGTGATATTGCCTCTCTAAATGTCTCTGTCGCTTGTGGAGCTATGCTTTATGAAGTAGTACGACAGAAGTTATAA
- a CDS encoding RagB/SusD family nutrient uptake outer membrane protein — translation MKNIKIVFGLALASLVFSCEDATDIRQPGVLDAATAIQSLDDMEDALINAYTGMFVTAEMHFTSVFTDEIRIGFDSGGQGQSLYRFNLASNNAGPSNVWRNNYSSIRRTNLVIEAAATVDATGDEARRDNILGQAHAIRAWQHLQLASLYIVDMSDDTSLGIPVVDFVTGTGYTALRNTTGDTFDFIYDDLDTAVSLISANSGSIFFSKDAARALKARAAAYREDYTTAAPIAQTLATSYPLAGTTAYENVFRDTDNSEVIMKLERTINDAFDGQGNTGDSSNGGWAGAKYAFTGPDIAGSPYYEVATALYNAFDANDVRRGVNAAAFEPWPAAGRNVYTVNKYRGSQGRPLMNDHKILRSSEMVLILAEARAQANDPAGAAGFVDQIRDARYGADQATPSYGSQTEAWGGILDERRLEFAFEGHRYKDLRRMGSKGNRTVDRDTGDCTPFGACTIAINDDRFTWPLPLVEFNGNPALRAQQNPGY, via the coding sequence ATGAAAAATATTAAAATAGTTTTTGGTTTAGCATTGGCCAGCTTAGTTTTTAGCTGTGAGGATGCAACTGATATTAGACAACCTGGTGTACTTGATGCAGCTACGGCAATACAGTCGTTAGATGACATGGAAGACGCCCTAATAAACGCCTACACAGGTATGTTTGTTACTGCTGAAATGCACTTTACTTCAGTTTTTACTGATGAAATTAGAATTGGATTTGACAGTGGTGGTCAAGGGCAATCGTTATACCGATTTAACCTGGCCTCTAATAATGCTGGTCCTTCTAACGTATGGAGAAATAATTATTCCAGCATTAGAAGAACAAATTTAGTGATTGAGGCTGCTGCAACAGTGGACGCAACAGGAGATGAAGCTAGAAGAGACAATATCTTAGGTCAAGCTCATGCAATAAGAGCATGGCAACACCTTCAACTAGCAAGTCTTTATATTGTGGACATGTCAGATGATACATCTTTAGGGATACCAGTGGTAGATTTTGTAACAGGTACAGGTTACACCGCTCTTAGAAATACTACAGGTGATACATTTGATTTCATTTATGACGATTTAGATACTGCTGTATCTTTAATTTCTGCAAATTCAGGTTCTATATTTTTTAGTAAAGACGCTGCTAGAGCACTAAAAGCTAGAGCTGCCGCTTACCGTGAAGATTACACTACAGCCGCTCCAATAGCACAGACTCTAGCAACTAGCTATCCACTTGCTGGAACAACAGCTTATGAAAATGTATTCAGAGATACCGACAATTCTGAGGTGATCATGAAATTGGAAAGAACTATCAACGATGCATTTGATGGTCAAGGTAATACTGGTGATTCATCCAATGGTGGATGGGCAGGAGCTAAATATGCCTTTACTGGACCTGATATTGCTGGATCTCCTTATTACGAAGTTGCAACAGCATTATACAATGCATTTGATGCAAATGACGTAAGAAGAGGTGTGAATGCAGCAGCATTTGAACCATGGCCTGCAGCAGGACGTAACGTTTATACGGTAAACAAGTATAGAGGTTCACAAGGAAGACCTCTTATGAATGACCATAAGATTTTAAGATCTTCAGAAATGGTTCTTATTCTTGCTGAAGCAAGAGCACAAGCAAACGATCCAGCTGGAGCAGCAGGATTTGTTGACCAAATCAGAGATGCTCGTTATGGTGCAGACCAAGCGACTCCTTCTTATGGAAGTCAGACGGAAGCTTGGGGTGGTATTCTTGACGAAAGAAGATTAGAATTTGCTTTTGAAGGACACAGATATAAAGATCTTAGAAGAATGGGTAGCAAAGGAAATAGAACAGTTGATAGAGATACAGGAGACTGTACTCCATTCGGAGCTTGTACTATTGCAATCAATGACGATAGATTTACATGGCCTTTGCCTCTAGTAGAATTTAACGGAAATCCAGCGTTGAGAGCTCAACAAAATCCTGGATATTAA
- a CDS encoding SusC/RagA family TonB-linked outer membrane protein has product MKTKLNGILTLLLALVVQVAFAQQTVTGKVTDTEGGLFGAVVSVKGGSANTTTDFDGNYSIQANPEDTLVFTYSGYDQVRVLVGNQTVINTVMKTSLDQVVVIGYRTTTAVRSSIASSVVTDKTIKNRPNANILQTLSGQVAGLNINTTSGQPGGDSTINLRGIGSINGNGEPLFIIDGAYVDEDNFRSLNPQDIKTISVLRDAGATAIYGNRGANGVVVIETNQGGFDTPLEVSFNSLTTFTQLQDNDYGMMNSQQLLTLERERGVGFGAGAYQGTGTALTDAEIAAAGTNDWREDFFRTGVTQNNTVSLSSGGKNSRQFTSFGYFDQEGILVQSRLKRFNLRSNVSGRTDNDKFNYKLNLTANYSDSQEPNSIGSGAINRNYVLAGFSGVPWLNAGDYTNGAALVSPLQFAATPLFLLDRLKTYNRKVEEIKVVGSLNLNYKITDDISLNSTSGIDYQNAVLTRAEGSNSFNALLFGGGANPTAGFQQGSTVREFTFNQTTSLNYNKVFAEKHRLNIGLYTEYFKAHLRGFNYFANGLDARTFAFGDGSGFVADQPTNDFFVDTIGADNNNSGLFSYFGSIDYSYDDKYGITGTLRRDASSRFEGDNKWGTFYAVSAFWNIHKEDFFGEDSDIDFLKLRFSYGEVGNQYVNQGNNFGIFGTSSQFTDLGLFRDTFGTGSGYAGLQTVGVSNFGLSGLRWETTKEFNVGLDFEAFDSRLRGSLDMYYRDTTDLFTNTNISGIAGTNNYSLAGNFGILTNKGIDLSLNYDVIRKTEKGGLALTVGGVANINKNIIRDLNTDDSNAIIGTGREGNRVFEYYTIRYAGVNPANGNLLFLDANGDLTENPNPDRDRVWLNKDLFPEFTGSVNVNVEYKDFYLNTQWNFATGLDRFDNDLANVQDPTSLGQFNVSTDLLDAWTPTNRNTAIPSLDATNINTFASTRYLQSADYLNLRFVTLGYNFDEAVLSKLGVSRLNVFFNAENLLTFSKWRGYDPLAQTNGSRGFPTPVQLSIGLELGI; this is encoded by the coding sequence ATGAAAACAAAATTAAATGGAATTTTAACGCTTTTACTAGCGTTAGTTGTGCAAGTAGCTTTTGCGCAGCAAACCGTTACCGGAAAGGTAACTGATACAGAAGGTGGTCTCTTTGGGGCTGTCGTCTCTGTAAAAGGAGGAAGTGCTAACACCACAACCGACTTTGATGGAAATTACTCAATCCAAGCTAATCCAGAAGATACGTTAGTATTCACTTATTCTGGTTATGACCAAGTAAGAGTCCTAGTAGGTAATCAAACCGTAATCAATACGGTAATGAAAACTTCCTTAGATCAAGTGGTTGTTATCGGGTATAGAACTACAACTGCTGTAAGAAGTAGTATAGCTTCGAGTGTGGTAACTGACAAAACGATCAAGAATAGACCGAATGCAAACATTTTGCAGACGCTATCTGGTCAGGTTGCTGGTTTAAACATCAATACCACAAGTGGACAACCAGGTGGTGACTCTACTATTAACCTAAGAGGTATTGGTTCTATTAACGGTAATGGAGAACCTTTGTTTATTATTGATGGAGCTTATGTAGATGAAGACAACTTTCGTAGTTTAAATCCACAAGACATCAAAACAATTAGTGTTCTTAGGGATGCTGGTGCAACTGCTATTTACGGAAATCGTGGTGCAAACGGAGTAGTAGTGATTGAAACTAATCAAGGAGGTTTTGACACTCCTTTAGAAGTTTCTTTTAACTCTTTAACAACTTTTACTCAGTTACAGGACAACGACTACGGAATGATGAATTCTCAACAACTTCTTACTCTTGAAAGAGAAAGAGGCGTTGGTTTTGGTGCTGGTGCTTATCAGGGTACTGGTACTGCATTAACAGATGCTGAAATTGCTGCAGCTGGCACTAACGACTGGAGAGAAGATTTCTTTAGAACTGGTGTTACTCAAAACAATACCGTAAGTCTTTCTTCTGGTGGTAAAAACTCTCGACAGTTTACATCGTTTGGTTACTTTGATCAAGAAGGTATCTTAGTACAATCTAGATTAAAAAGATTCAACTTAAGATCTAACGTTTCTGGACGTACTGATAATGACAAATTTAACTACAAGTTGAATTTAACTGCTAACTATTCTGATAGTCAAGAACCAAACAGTATTGGATCTGGAGCAATCAACAGGAATTATGTCTTAGCAGGATTTTCAGGGGTGCCGTGGTTAAATGCTGGTGATTACACAAATGGAGCAGCTTTAGTAAGTCCTTTACAATTTGCTGCTACACCTTTGTTTCTTTTAGACAGACTTAAAACGTATAACAGAAAAGTAGAGGAAATAAAAGTTGTAGGAAGTTTAAACCTTAACTACAAGATTACTGATGACATCTCTTTAAACAGTACTTCAGGTATTGATTATCAAAATGCTGTTTTAACACGTGCTGAAGGATCTAACTCTTTCAACGCATTGTTATTTGGTGGTGGAGCAAATCCTACTGCAGGTTTCCAACAAGGATCTACTGTTAGAGAATTTACCTTCAATCAGACGACTTCTTTAAACTACAATAAAGTTTTTGCTGAAAAGCACAGGTTAAATATTGGTCTATACACAGAATACTTTAAGGCTCACTTAAGAGGTTTTAATTATTTTGCAAATGGATTAGATGCGAGAACTTTCGCTTTTGGTGATGGTTCAGGTTTTGTTGCTGATCAGCCTACCAATGATTTCTTTGTAGATACTATTGGAGCTGATAATAACAACTCTGGTTTATTCTCTTATTTCGGTAGTATCGATTACAGTTATGACGATAAATACGGAATTACAGGAACACTAAGACGTGATGCTTCTTCCAGATTTGAAGGTGATAACAAATGGGGTACTTTTTATGCAGTATCTGCTTTCTGGAACATTCATAAAGAAGATTTCTTCGGTGAAGATTCAGATATCGATTTCTTGAAGTTAAGATTTTCTTATGGAGAAGTAGGTAACCAGTATGTAAACCAAGGAAACAACTTTGGAATTTTCGGTACTAGTTCACAATTCACAGATTTAGGATTGTTTAGAGATACGTTTGGTACAGGTTCCGGTTATGCTGGTCTACAAACTGTTGGTGTAAGTAATTTTGGTCTTAGCGGATTGAGATGGGAAACTACCAAAGAATTTAACGTAGGTCTTGATTTTGAAGCATTTGACTCTAGATTAAGAGGTAGCTTAGATATGTACTATCGTGATACTACTGATTTATTTACAAATACCAATATTTCAGGTATCGCAGGAACAAACAATTATTCCCTAGCTGGAAACTTTGGTATATTAACCAACAAAGGTATTGACTTATCTCTGAACTACGACGTGATTAGAAAAACTGAAAAAGGTGGACTTGCTCTAACTGTAGGTGGTGTTGCTAACATCAACAAGAACATTATTAGAGATTTAAACACTGATGACTCAAATGCTATCATTGGTACTGGTAGAGAAGGTAATAGAGTTTTTGAATATTATACGATCCGATATGCAGGTGTAAACCCAGCAAACGGTAATCTTTTATTCTTAGACGCTAATGGTGATCTAACTGAAAACCCTAACCCAGACAGAGACCGTGTATGGTTGAATAAAGATTTATTTCCTGAATTTACAGGTAGTGTGAACGTAAATGTGGAATACAAAGATTTCTATTTAAATACACAATGGAACTTTGCAACTGGATTGGATCGTTTTGACAATGACTTAGCAAACGTACAAGACCCTACTAGTTTAGGTCAGTTTAACGTTTCTACAGACTTGTTGGATGCTTGGACACCTACTAATAGAAACACTGCAATTCCATCACTAGATGCAACGAATATCAACACTTTTGCTAGTACTAGATATTTACAGTCAGCTGATTATTTAAACTTAAGATTTGTAACATTAGGTTATAACTTTGATGAAGCAGTTCTTTCTAAATTAGGAGTGAGCAGATTAAATGTTTTCTTTAATGCAGAAAACCTTCTTACTTTCTCTAAATGGAGAGGTTATGACCCATTAGCACAAACAAACGGATCAAGAGGATTCCCTACGCCAGTACAACTCTCTATAGGTCTTGAATTAGGAATTTAA